A genomic region of Hypomesus transpacificus isolate Combined female chromosome 19, fHypTra1, whole genome shotgun sequence contains the following coding sequences:
- the LOC124482295 gene encoding uncharacterized protein LOC124482295 isoform X4, whose protein sequence is MQRAEEQTPPWLFPFKPKHQVDFYIVALIEPNLTSAGTITNSVFKIPGETVHLPCNLTMPTKQSYNLFWIKTNTEMNSSCLHSYSLDYDLSSRYDFHCLIDDNLGQRLSNITSIPSESQYFSHLTIRNVTPADSGQYECVLQVSKKWKVITNITVTVDMKDIIIQTSDRTPIVPKSDENRLIVLYVMSALVLVCLLITTCVILVRKTEWLSKGSQSMGIKRNQNGEDTLNSECSPYEVGWRDEEIYSLANLPEGRDNLVSAQSEDKEAVELNPTMVNNTLYEASAHMDTETTSGLEPPYESVT, encoded by the exons ATGCAACG TGCTGAGGAACAAACTCCACCATGGCTTTTTCCTTTCAAACCAAAACACCAAGTGGATTTCTACATTGTGGCTCTTATTGAACCAAACT TAACATCTGCTGGGACAATTACAAATTCTGTTTTCAAAATACCCGGAGAGACAGTCCACCTGCCCTGTAATCTCACCATGCCTACAAAACAGTCCTACAATTTGTTCTGGATCAAGACCAATACAGAAATGAACTCCTCATGTCTTCATTCTTATTCATTGGATTACGATCTTAGTTCACGTTATGACTTCCACTGTCTCATTGATGACAACCTGGGTCAAAGACTGTCAAATATTACATCTATACCATCTGAGTCTCAATATTTTAGTCATCTTACAATCAGAAATGTCACACCTGCTGACAGTGgacagtatgagtgtgtgttgcaggtgagtAAGAAGTGGAAGGTGATAACTAATATCACAGTGACTGTGGATATGAAGGACATCATAATACAAACATCAGATAGAACACCAATAGTGCCTAAATCAG ATGAGAACCGTCTCATTGTGCTCTATGTGATGAGTGCCCTGGTCCTCGTCTGCCTGCTCATAACTACCTGTGTCATTCTTGTAAGGAAAACAGAATGGTTGTCAAAGG GATCTCAAAGTATGGGGATAAAAAG AAACCAAAATGGAGAAGACACTCTCAACTCAGAGT GCTCACCATACGAggtgggatggagagatgaagaaatCTACTCACTTGCAAATCTGCCCGAAGGAAGAGATAATTTAGTTTCTGCACAGAGTGAGGATAAAGAAGCTGTAGAGCTGAACCCCACAATGGTCAACAACACTTTATATGAAGCTTCAGCCCATATGGACACGGAGACAACCTCAGGACTGGAGCCTCCGTATGAGTCAGTAACTTAA
- the LOC124482295 gene encoding uncharacterized protein LOC124482295 isoform X2, with product MDWLCLIGLIYLFGRCNGNFLMIYKEKEEAILLSCKRDGWQMDLDQDNTIDCYSNATKNILECENGPSKLKKVTSGFFACVYLSAEEQTPPWLFPFKPKHQVDFYIVALIEPNLTSAGTITNSVFKIPGETVHLPCNLTMPTKQSYNLFWIKTNTEMNSSCLHSYSLDYDLSSRYDFHCLIDDNLGQRLSNITSIPSESQYFSHLTIRNVTPADSGQYECVLQVSKKWKVITNITVTVDMKDIIIQTSDRTPIVPKSDENRLIVLYVMSALVLVCLLITTCVILVRKTEWLSKGSQSMGIKRNQNGEDTLNSECSPYEVGWRDEEIYSLANLPEGRDNLVSAQSEDKEAVELNPTMVNNTLYEASAHMDTETTSGLEPPYESVT from the exons ATGGATTGGCTGTGTCTTATTGGTTTGATATATTTGTTTGGACGATGCAACG GAAACTTTTTAATGATatataaagagaaagaggaagcaaTCCTACTCTCATGTAAAAGAGATGGCTGGCAAATGGACTTGGACCAAGACAACACAATTGATTGTTACAGCAATGCTACCAAAAATATTTTAGAATGTGAGAATGGCCCATCAAAACTGAAGAAAGTCACTAGTGGAttctttgcatgtgtgtatttaagTGCTGAGGAACAAACTCCACCATGGCTTTTTCCTTTCAAACCAAAACACCAAGTGGATTTCTACATTGTGGCTCTTATTGAACCAAACT TAACATCTGCTGGGACAATTACAAATTCTGTTTTCAAAATACCCGGAGAGACAGTCCACCTGCCCTGTAATCTCACCATGCCTACAAAACAGTCCTACAATTTGTTCTGGATCAAGACCAATACAGAAATGAACTCCTCATGTCTTCATTCTTATTCATTGGATTACGATCTTAGTTCACGTTATGACTTCCACTGTCTCATTGATGACAACCTGGGTCAAAGACTGTCAAATATTACATCTATACCATCTGAGTCTCAATATTTTAGTCATCTTACAATCAGAAATGTCACACCTGCTGACAGTGgacagtatgagtgtgtgttgcaggtgagtAAGAAGTGGAAGGTGATAACTAATATCACAGTGACTGTGGATATGAAGGACATCATAATACAAACATCAGATAGAACACCAATAGTGCCTAAATCAG ATGAGAACCGTCTCATTGTGCTCTATGTGATGAGTGCCCTGGTCCTCGTCTGCCTGCTCATAACTACCTGTGTCATTCTTGTAAGGAAAACAGAATGGTTGTCAAAGG GATCTCAAAGTATGGGGATAAAAAG AAACCAAAATGGAGAAGACACTCTCAACTCAGAGT GCTCACCATACGAggtgggatggagagatgaagaaatCTACTCACTTGCAAATCTGCCCGAAGGAAGAGATAATTTAGTTTCTGCACAGAGTGAGGATAAAGAAGCTGTAGAGCTGAACCCCACAATGGTCAACAACACTTTATATGAAGCTTCAGCCCATATGGACACGGAGACAACCTCAGGACTGGAGCCTCCGTATGAGTCAGTAACTTAA
- the LOC124482295 gene encoding uncharacterized protein LOC124482295 isoform X1: MDWLCLIGLIYLFGRCKGNFFMIYKEKEEAISLSCKRDGWRMDLDQDNVIDCNSSITERSLECENGSSSFKQKKVTSGFFACVDFSAEAQTPKFLFPFKPKDQVDFYIVALIEPNLTSAGTITNSVFKIPGETVHLPCNLTMPTKQSYNLFWIKTNTEMNSSCLHSYSLDYDLSSRYDFHCLIDDNLGQRLSNITSIPSESQYFSHLTIRNVTPADSGQYECVLQVSKKWKVITNITVTVDMKDIIIQTSDRTPIVPKSDENRLIVLYVMSALVLVCLLITTCVILVRKTEWLSKGSQSMGIKRNQNGEDTLNSECSPYEVGWRDEEIYSLANLPEGRDNLVSAQSEDKEAVELNPTMVNNTLYEASAHMDTETTSGLEPPYESVT; encoded by the exons ATGGATTGGCTGTGTCTTATTGGTTTGATATATTTGTTTGGACGATGCAAAG GAAACTTTTTTATGATatataaagagaaagaggaagcgaTCTCACTGTCATGTAAAAGAGATGGCTGGCGAATGGACTTGGACCAAGACAACGTAATTGATTGTAACAGCAGTATTACTGAAAGGAGTTTAGAATGTGAGAATGGCTCATCAAGTTTTAAACAGAAGAAAGTCACTAGTGGATTCTTTGCATGTGTCGACTTCAGTGCTGAGGCACAAACTCCAAAATTTCTTTTTCCTTTCAAACCAAAAGACCAAGTGGATTTCTACATTGTGGCTCTTATTGAACCAAACT TAACATCTGCTGGGACAATTACAAATTCTGTTTTCAAAATACCCGGAGAGACAGTCCACCTGCCCTGTAATCTCACCATGCCTACAAAACAGTCCTACAATTTGTTCTGGATCAAGACCAATACAGAAATGAACTCCTCATGTCTTCATTCTTATTCATTGGATTACGATCTTAGTTCACGTTATGACTTCCACTGTCTCATTGATGACAACCTGGGTCAAAGACTGTCAAATATTACATCTATACCATCTGAGTCTCAATATTTTAGTCATCTTACAATCAGAAATGTCACACCTGCTGACAGTGgacagtatgagtgtgtgttgcaggtgagtAAGAAGTGGAAGGTGATAACTAATATCACAGTGACTGTGGATATGAAGGACATCATAATACAAACATCAGATAGAACACCAATAGTGCCTAAATCAG ATGAGAACCGTCTCATTGTGCTCTATGTGATGAGTGCCCTGGTCCTCGTCTGCCTGCTCATAACTACCTGTGTCATTCTTGTAAGGAAAACAGAATGGTTGTCAAAGG GATCTCAAAGTATGGGGATAAAAAG AAACCAAAATGGAGAAGACACTCTCAACTCAGAGT GCTCACCATACGAggtgggatggagagatgaagaaatCTACTCACTTGCAAATCTGCCCGAAGGAAGAGATAATTTAGTTTCTGCACAGAGTGAGGATAAAGAAGCTGTAGAGCTGAACCCCACAATGGTCAACAACACTTTATATGAAGCTTCAGCCCATATGGACACGGAGACAACCTCAGGACTGGAGCCTCCGTATGAGTCAGTAACTTAA
- the LOC124482295 gene encoding uncharacterized protein LOC124482295 isoform X3: MDWLCLIGLIYLFGRCNGNFLMIYKEKEEAILLSCKRDGWQMDLDQDNTIDCYSNATKNILECENGPSKLKKVTSGFFACVYLSAEEQTPPWLFPFKPKHQVDFYIVALIEPNLTSAGTITNSVFKITGETVHLPCNFTIPTKESYNVFWIKTNTEMNSSCLHSYSLDYDLTSLYDFHCLIDDNLRQRLSNITSIPSESQYFSNLTIRNVTPADSGQYECVLKVRKKWKVITNITVTVDMKDTIKTSGGNRLIVLRHVISALVLFCLFITAMVVFMRKTKWLSKGSPYTVGWRDEDIYSLANPPQGRNTLVSAQRIKKL; this comes from the exons ATGGATTGGCTGTGTCTTATTGGTTTGATATATTTGTTTGGACGATGCAACG GAAACTTTTTAATGATatataaagagaaagaggaagcaaTCCTACTCTCATGTAAAAGAGATGGCTGGCAAATGGACTTGGACCAAGACAACACAATTGATTGTTACAGCAATGCTACCAAAAATATTTTAGAATGTGAGAATGGCCCATCAAAACTGAAGAAAGTCACTAGTGGAttctttgcatgtgtgtatttaagTGCTGAGGAACAAACTCCACCATGGCTTTTTCCTTTCAAACCAAAACACCAAGTGGATTTCTACATTGTGGCTCTTATTGAACCAAACT TAACATCTGCTGGGACAATTACAAATTCTGTTTTCAAAATAACTGGAGAGACAGTCCACCTGCCCTGTAATTTCACCATACCTACAAAAGAGTCATACAATGTGTTCTGGATCAAGACCAATACAGAAATGAACTCCTCATGTCTTCATTCTTATTCATTGGATTACGATCTTACTTCACTTTATGACTTCCACTGTCTCATTGATGACAACCTGCGTCAAAGACTGTCAAATATTACATCTATACCATCTGAGTCTCAATATTTTAGTAATCTTACAATCAGAAATGTCACACCTGCTGACAGTGgacagtatgagtgtgtgttgaagGTGAGGAAGAAGTGGAAGGTGATAACCAATATCACAGTGACTGTGGATATGAAGGACACCATAAAAACATCAG GTGGGAACCGTCTCATTGTACTTAGGCATGTGATAAGTGCCCTGGTCCTTTTCTGCCTGTTCATAACTGCCATGGTTGTTTttatgaggaaaacaaaatggctgtcaaAGG GCTCACCATACACGGTggggtggagagatgaagaCATCTACTCACTTGCAAATCCGCCTCAAGGAAGAAATACTTTAGTTTCTGCACAGAGGATAAAGAAGCTGTAG
- the LOC124482295 gene encoding uncharacterized protein LOC124482295 isoform X5: MDWLCLIGLIYLFGRCNGNFLMIYKEKEEAILLSCKRDGWQMDLDQDNTIDCYSNATKNILECENGPSKLKKVTSGFFACVYLSAEEQTPPWLFPFKPKHQVDFYIVALIEPNLTSAGTITNSVFKITGETVHLPCNFTIPTKESYNVFWIKTNTEMNSSCLHSYSLDYDLTSLYDFHCLIDDNLRQRLSNITSIPSESQYFSNLTIRNVTPADSGQYECVLKVRKKWKVITNITVTVDMKDTIKTSGGNRLIVLRHVISALVLFCLFITAMVVFMRKTKWLSKGSQSIRIKRDQNGEYTLN, from the exons ATGGATTGGCTGTGTCTTATTGGTTTGATATATTTGTTTGGACGATGCAACG GAAACTTTTTAATGATatataaagagaaagaggaagcaaTCCTACTCTCATGTAAAAGAGATGGCTGGCAAATGGACTTGGACCAAGACAACACAATTGATTGTTACAGCAATGCTACCAAAAATATTTTAGAATGTGAGAATGGCCCATCAAAACTGAAGAAAGTCACTAGTGGAttctttgcatgtgtgtatttaagTGCTGAGGAACAAACTCCACCATGGCTTTTTCCTTTCAAACCAAAACACCAAGTGGATTTCTACATTGTGGCTCTTATTGAACCAAACT TAACATCTGCTGGGACAATTACAAATTCTGTTTTCAAAATAACTGGAGAGACAGTCCACCTGCCCTGTAATTTCACCATACCTACAAAAGAGTCATACAATGTGTTCTGGATCAAGACCAATACAGAAATGAACTCCTCATGTCTTCATTCTTATTCATTGGATTACGATCTTACTTCACTTTATGACTTCCACTGTCTCATTGATGACAACCTGCGTCAAAGACTGTCAAATATTACATCTATACCATCTGAGTCTCAATATTTTAGTAATCTTACAATCAGAAATGTCACACCTGCTGACAGTGgacagtatgagtgtgtgttgaagGTGAGGAAGAAGTGGAAGGTGATAACCAATATCACAGTGACTGTGGATATGAAGGACACCATAAAAACATCAG GTGGGAACCGTCTCATTGTACTTAGGCATGTGATAAGTGCCCTGGTCCTTTTCTGCCTGTTCATAACTGCCATGGTTGTTTttatgaggaaaacaaaatggctgtcaaAGG GATCTCAAAgtattaggataaaaag AGACCAAAATGGAGAATACACTCTCAACTAA